TGGTAGAAAGGGAGATTATGTGCTTATATTATAAAGCACTTCCTTCAGCTCTTGAAGGGTTGGGAAGAGGGACTCCCTTGCGTTGTCGTTGTTGCTCGACTTTGGCTTTGGTcaaatgattgattgataatcttttttaAACCAAATTTATTTAATTCATTTTTTCATTTCTGATATTATTTTCTGTGAATAAGATATTGagtaattttattattatttttgtggaAATTTCCCAACgactatttttttgtttttaatttttggaAAAGGCAAGGCCTTTCCGAACAGACACCTTTCTCTCCGAGACACCTTGCTTGTTCTGAACAAGCACTGCTTAAGCTATAAATACAgaggcaatgcctcatttttGGATACTGAAAAATTTCGAAATCATTTGTATTTTGCATATTTCTCCAAAATCACAACTGAGTCAGTGTGATAGTTACGGTTCTTGAATTCGACGAAGTCGTTggcgtttgaggtaccgctactcctacgacaggtatatccgttttatcctaggaggaagtaatccataacttcgggtacagtgaggggattaaattccttaaggacacacagtgaattTTGTGATCTCGGATATTTACAGACATTGCATTgtcatttcatttttttgttttttttgtttttggtttacTAGTTCAGTTTATTTGTTTCTGTAGTTCTTTTTTCTCGTTGTAATTGGCAATTACCTCCTCAGATACAGTAAGAATTTGAAGTTCACATAATCATGCGTGCCCATAGGTCAACACTTAAGAGCCCCAACCCACACTGATTCACAGAGACAATAACTAGTATAAGACTAATTACCTTCTTTAATTTACGAATAAAAACCAAAGATATCAAGTACGAATTAATCTTACCTCTTAAAGGAATCATTCTGATAAGGTTGCAAGATAAATCTATCTAAAGTAGCCACATACAAAAGTGTAAAGTAGAGAAACTCTCAATAATGATAATATTTGTCTGCTGAAAATAACAAAATCCACCCTATATAGTGGGGAAACCTATCCCAAATAGAATGGGATTCGAATTCTACTTTTATGGAAATAATAAACAATAAAAGCTAACTAGGATTAAACTAGGAAAGCATATAAAAATATTGTCAAACTAATTCCCTAACAAAATAAGGAATAGTTGACCAAATTTGACACCAAAAATAACAAGCCTAAACAGCCGCATTTTTAGGCATACTTGCACGTCCAAGTAGTCcctttttcttctctcttttgAGCTGTATTTCCAGCCCCCTTTTGGGCGTGTAACCAGCCCCATATGGGCTTGATTTTCGTCTCTTTTGAGCATGCAAATTAACTCCTTTGGGGCTTCATGTGGGCCCCTTCTTTTGGGCTCCATGTGGCCCCAATCTTTCCCctcttggatttggatttggaccATAAAGTACGTGCAACAATTAGTACACTCCTCGTTATAATTTTTGGGCTCATTCTTGTGTTTTTTCTTCCACAATAAGcatttttttgattttccattGAAGCCCGTCAACCTTTAATGGAAGTGCGCTGacgtggatgatatcatcatagGTGCAGTTAAGGGCTTTTCATACGTCATAGTACAAAACATCAATTAGATTTGCCAGTCTTCTGCGTTGAATCTTTCTTGTCATAAGGGGTTACCTTCTATGCCTCGTACCAACAGTGATCCGGGAAACTCTAGACTGCAAAAGCAGCACCACCTGAAGAAATTGTTGTTGGATATTTCATATGATGATAATTCCTCAATTCAGTACATCTCAATGTGCCTATGTGAGTTTGAACCAATTAGAGACACAATTCCGCCTCAGTCGTGACTTGCCACCTTTGTTCCAGAATTGGTGCATCTGTGTAGATCTTCTGTTTCAGATTAATAATATAATGTTTTACAAAATTTAACACGAGATAACAACTTGAATGAGTTATCAATCATTCAGATCACCAGTAATCTCCACATGAACAGGCTCCATCCTTAAAATGATGGAAGCGGTGCATATCACGCACAATAATTTCTCGTTTCGTGACGAGAGAGATGTACTTTGTCGCACTATGGCAGTCACCACAAACCCGAAGATTTTTCCTGATGTGAATAGTTGTACCAGCACTTGTATTTAAAAGCCCAAATGAAATAGCAAGCTTCTCACTGTGGCTCTTTAGCAATTGCTCCTGAACATCATCTTCAACATCATGAATTGAATCTGTATCAGGTATATATCCAGCAGCTTTAATCCTATCAAGCAATTTCTCAAGGTAAGCATAGATCTTCTCGGACTGGGGATGGCTAGTGCTTCCTGAGTAGAATGTGTGGACTTCATTTCTTAAATCAACTAGACTGCATCCAGGCGTCTTTTGGATGCCTTTTCTCTCCATCATAGTTCTGACTTTAGAAACTTTATGCCACATAGAAGCCGTGGCATACATATTAGCAAGAAGCACATGATATCCACCATCATCTGGATCTAGCTCAAATAGCTTGTCTGCTGCCTTCTCCCCGAGATCTACATTTTTGTGAATCTTGCAAGCTCCCAACATTGCACCATAGACGTTGAGTCCTGGTCTGGTAGGCATATTATCAATGAAGTCCCAAGCCTCACTGAGCCGACCAGCTCGACCAAATAGGTCAACCATTGCCCCGTAATGGTCCATTGAAGGCTCTAAGCTGTATTCTTCCCTCATGATTGTGAAATAATTGCGCCCCTTCTCTACAAAGCCAGAGTGGCTGCAAGCTGAGATGACACAGAGAAATGTTATGTCGTTAGGCTCTACATGCCCCTTCCGCATTTCCTCAAACAATTCAACAGCTTCCTTCCCAAATCCATGTGTGCCATATCCATCTATCATGGCATTCCATGTTGTAACATGCCTATCATCCATCAGGTCAAATAGCTTTCTTGCTGTGTGAACTGCTCCACATTTTGCATACATGTCAACAAGTGCAGTGGCTACAAAAACATTCCTGTTCAAACAAGTTCTTATAGCAACTCCATGTATCCACTTAGCTTGGCGCAGAACTGATAACTCGGCAAGAGCAGTAACAACACTCACCATTGTAAATGAGTCAGGTTTGATGTTCTGCAGATGCATTTTACAAAAATGAGTTAATGCATCCATTACACATCCATTTTGTGCATAGCCCAATATCATAGCATTCCATGACACTAGTGTTTTTCCTTTCAAGTTTTCAAATAATTCAGCTGCAATATCCACTCTTTGGCACTTGCAATACATCGAAATCAATGAGTTAACAACTGCAACATTAGAACCAAGACCTAGTTGGTTGACTAAGTTGTGAACAAATAGTCCAAGCTCAAGATTCTTTGATTCAGCACACGCATGTAAAGTGCTCATAATAGTCACATTCGTAGGTTTGAATCCTTCATCCAACATTCTCTGAAATATAACAAGAGCTTCATCGTAATATCCATTCCGTGCATATCCATCTATCATAGCATTCAGCGATACAACCGTCTTAGAATCCATCTTATCAAAAACCAAACTAGCAGTACCCACAGACCCACATTTAGCATACATATCAACCAAAGCAGTCGAGACATTTACAAGCGACTCAAACCCATTTCTAAGAACATATCCATGAATCGACTTTCCCATTCGCAAGGAATCAATAGCAGCACAAGCAGGCAAAATGGACACAACCGTAACCGAATCCGGCCTATTACACCCTTCCTCCTGCATCCTCAAAACCAACTCCAACGCTCTCTTCGCCATCCCATTTTGTGCATATCCAGAAATAACCGTATTCCAGCAAACCAAATCCCTCTCAGGCATTCTATCAAACATCTTATATGCATCACCAACCATCCCACATTTCGAGTACAAATTCACAACACTAGTCATTGCAAACAAATTATCCTCAAACCCATGAATAATCAACTGTGCATGTACCTGTTTACCCTTAACAAGGTCATTATTATCCGCACAAGCTTTTAACAAATAGCTAAAATTATATATCACCGGTGTTACATTATCATATCTCAAACGAGAGTAAAAAGCTAAAGAAGAATCCAAAGAAGAGTAATGGGTATGGCCTTTAAGCATGGTATGATACATGGGGTCAACTCTGAGTTTAGCAAAGTCAAAGACTTTGGTGGCATCATTAAGGCTGCCATATTTAGTGAATAAGCTGACTAATTTTGTTTCAAAAAGGTGTTCTTTATAAAGACCGTTTTTGATAATGTGAGGGAGAATCTGGTGAAGTTCTTTCATGGAATTGCAGAGCTCAAGGAGGATTGCTGTTGGGTGTTTATATATGTGTGATGGGATGTGGACTCTTGGTGATAGCGGTGGTGGTGGTGGAGTGGTGGAGCAGGCCAACAGCGGGAAACTCATCAAGTTTACTGATTCTTGTCTGAATTCTCCTGATAGAGTAAAGTACCACTTTCAAAGCCCAAGTTGTCATCTGCGTAACTCCATTAATATTCATTTTATCTTTTAGCATCTATTTCTTTCAGTTATCTGTTattctcttttttttcctttaagaAGTTGTGATTTAATAAAATGTTAAGTTTACTGTTTAtattgaattttatgttttgaaaaatatattGGAAAATGATTATAAGTAATGATAAGGATAAATTAGGAATTAagggatgattttttttttttttaatttctcaaattgGATAAGTAGAAGTGGACATAGGAAGTATTAGTTTCTCGATTTCAATCCAGTTGTTTGAAAATTTAGGGGCTTTGACTTTGAAATGTTTCTTGATAATATGAAATACCGAATGCAAGCCAACCATTTGAAAGACccgatttctttttttttttttttttttttgatcaaccgGTTAACTCTATAAATAGTTTATTTACTCTTgagaaggaaaaaagaaagaattaattaagATGTCAATACTCAATAGTAGGAATTCTGAAAAAAATGTATTATTGActtttagaaaagaaaaaatagtcTGCGAAGACAGCTATTTAACATCTGGCAGTGGCATTTGTTTTCTAAATCGACTTTTATTtcaaaaatcaaaccaaatatgcTTTTCGAAAACCAAAAACAACTCGAAGGAAGGTACATGATTAACATTTTGAGAGCCGCTAAACTATCACACTAATTTAACCCAAATTTAGTTACACTTATAAAAAGATCACCataattaggggtgtacatggaccgagttggttcggtttttttaaacactaaaccaaaccaattgcatcgagttttttaatttatacaccaaaccaaaccaataaaattcgggtttttcaacctcggattttctcAGGTTATTCaattttctcgggtttttcggatttttttttggaatagtcttgatacaaaatatataactt
Above is a genomic segment from Lycium barbarum isolate Lr01 chromosome 12, ASM1917538v2, whole genome shotgun sequence containing:
- the LOC132623370 gene encoding pentatricopeptide repeat-containing protein At1g11290, chloroplastic, encoding MSFPLLACSTTPPPPPLSPRVHIPSHIYKHPTAILLELCNSMKELHQILPHIIKNGLYKEHLFETKLVSLFTKYGSLNDATKVFDFAKLRVDPMYHTMLKGHTHYSSLDSSLAFYSRLRYDNVTPVIYNFSYLLKACADNNDLVKGKQVHAQLIIHGFEDNLFAMTSVVNLYSKCGMVGDAYKMFDRMPERDLVCWNTVISGYAQNGMAKRALELVLRMQEEGCNRPDSVTVVSILPACAAIDSLRMGKSIHGYVLRNGFESLVNVSTALVDMYAKCGSVGTASLVFDKMDSKTVVSLNAMIDGYARNGYYDEALVIFQRMLDEGFKPTNVTIMSTLHACAESKNLELGLFVHNLVNQLGLGSNVAVVNSLISMYCKCQRVDIAAELFENLKGKTLVSWNAMILGYAQNGCVMDALTHFCKMHLQNIKPDSFTMVSVVTALAELSVLRQAKWIHGVAIRTCLNRNVFVATALVDMYAKCGAVHTARKLFDLMDDRHVTTWNAMIDGYGTHGFGKEAVELFEEMRKGHVEPNDITFLCVISACSHSGFVEKGRNYFTIMREEYSLEPSMDHYGAMVDLFGRAGRLSEAWDFIDNMPTRPGLNVYGAMLGACKIHKNVDLGEKAADKLFELDPDDGGYHVLLANMYATASMWHKVSKVRTMMERKGIQKTPGCSLVDLRNEVHTFYSGSTSHPQSEKIYAYLEKLLDRIKAAGYIPDTDSIHDVEDDVQEQLLKSHSEKLAISFGLLNTSAGTTIHIRKNLRVCGDCHSATKYISLVTKREIIVRDMHRFHHFKDGACSCGDYW